The Elaeis guineensis isolate ETL-2024a chromosome 3, EG11, whole genome shotgun sequence region atatcattgcctggacccttatctcctggaataaccattgacaagataagtgatgattgtttcatgcacatccacggtggcaaattgtaaggtatcaaaacgactggccaagtgctgtaggtagaactcagggtccgaaatggattgaagccatcagaagctaagccaaacctaacactgcgaacatcagaggcaaaatcaggatgcctatcatcaaatgctttccattgaagactatctactggatgtctcaacattccatcctttgtacgtccttcatgatgccatctcattgatgaagctgtttttgatgatgcataaatccttttcaatctaggtataagaggaaagtaacgcaataccttggccggtttctttttactccgcgttgcatccaattcattcagtacatcatctcgatcttctttttgtgttatccatcttgaagatccacatacattgcatgactcttgattagcgttttcaccccgatataacatacaatctttcggacaactatgaatcttttcgtatccaagatccaattcctttactactttcttggcttcataatacgatggtggtaaacgagtgctttctgaaaatgcatcctttaataacttgagcagcatggtaaaactctttccagaccatccattcaaatatttgatatgaaataaatgtacaagaaaagaaatcttagaaaattttgtacaacccggatataattcttcgtctgcatctttcattaaggtgtgataacgagctgtctcatcattagatgtatgtatgggctcctcaacatgcatacgttccgtatgcgtacatccatcaaacatcccaactgtttcttgtatactactggattctcctaaattttgaacatcaaatccaaaagcatctgtgatcaaaccccttatatcatcatctcttgcagaattatcTTCTAAGCTAGTGGATCCacaatgagtcaggggttggttacatgatgatggcaacatagattctccatgaaaaatccagtcggtataacctcttaaaaaaccattccataccaaatgttcttcaacattttgtggatctaaagaagaactatttacacatttccgacatggacataaaatctttccattcaaactacttttctccataccaaatttaatgaagtcatgaactccatctaaatattctttactattttttggtttatttatccaacttttgtccattgtaggataaaactgaccgaacttgcaatttatctaaaaataaaaaaaaattatacaatctatattaatgcaatgagtaaaaaatatcagtcatttcataaaatccaaaaaaataacagctagataaagtttacatagtaaatgcttgctatcatcaactaataggtaaagaaggtcctatcccattcagaaaatgtattaattctataggtcaattacaaaaatcaaatgatatgcaacaagagccgaaaaaaatttcggcagcattttcccttagttcttccgtataggaagaacaaaaggaaaataccatccgaaattttttccgaacctctcagcataccatttgattatggtaatgacctatagaattactcacattttccaaactgtccatactggacaatcaattgatcaatgtacataattcttttatccgtacaaaaataaataaatgtacggatataatagaatatgtacattaatcaaaagacgggtctatgtttcGATGCAATGTAATTTTTGATGTCATATTATTTACATTTTATGGAAAGGCAGAAAAGTTGAAGATTTGAGTCCTTCGTAGGTGGTACCAAGAAGAGATGCACATAATATAATATTTGCAATACAACTTTTGCAGCTTTGCAGAAAGAGAttgttatttattatttttattatcatttaGATGCATATTAACTATTCAATttgatattcatgatctttcataACTGTAATCCTGTGAAGTGGAGTAACTGGAGTTTTGAACCTGAACCACCCTGCTACCCAACTAGAGTCTGGACCTAAGTGTACGGCTGACACTAGATTACCAATTAAAAGAACATTAATAAGATTGCATAAATTCCTAGAGaaaattctttaataaaattataatcttTTAAGGTTGTCTCCTGGTCTTCAATTGGCGACTTGATATTTAAAGCTTGATGTCCAAAGAAATAACTAATGGGAGATGTGTGAAAATCTGCCTATTTTTCTCAATAAATAAATGTATAattcaaagaaagaaagaaagagatgcaGGGATGTAAATTCCACTTGTTAATTTCAATTCTAGAAGAGCCGAAACTTCTTCGTCAGTGACTTCAGCTCTAACTCCATATAATTTtaacttctttattttttaattcattGTTTCCTTTATGCTTTTGCttccatctttttcttttcttttggttttGTTTTCTATTTTGATTTGAAGGTCACCATAAACTAATTTGCATGAACACGTCATCTCGCTGCAATGCTTGCTTTCACCTTCAACCTGTGCAAACTTCTCAGTGCAATCTCCAACATCTAAGTGTAACTACACCGCTCTTCATTTCTCTAGACTAATtttttcatttgatgatttttttttttttgttttgtgaaAAAAGATGCTAAATGTTCCTAGATATATTAATTTTCACGAAACCCTTCAAATTCAATAAAAGAAGCATGAAAAACTTGTAAGAAATATGTAAATCAAACTAACAAACTTAGGCATGCATGAATAGTTGTATTCATTCTTGGATGCATGCAGCATAAGAAGAGCTAAAGTGGGTATTTGAGTAAAGAAATCTCCAAGAATATCAAAGTCTTGTtgtgtttgagtaagaaaatcccACACCCACCCAAGACTCGAGGAACAGTAAGTTGGCCTCTACAAAATTATAAGTTAACAATATTTAGTGTGTTTATTTTGGTTAACAAAAACAAATACTTATTCAATAGTTATTGCTCCGTGTCATGTTAATGTGAATGATTGGCATGCAGGTAAAGAACATATTTTGGAAGAACATTGTCAGCCCAAGCTAAGCCAGCTCCAGCTGCAATTATCTAAAGAAGCTAAATGACTACTATCTATTGCAATTCCATCACCTTCATTCCCAATAATTGGGCCTCCTCTCGCACCACTCCAATTTGacatgattaatctaatttattacTTCCCTCCTAGGTGTGGTGAAGGTTAATTTAGATGAACTAGAGCATGTTTGGAGCTTTTTCTATAGGATTGGGCGGCAAATTCTATTGGACTTGTGGATTGAGCTAGTGCAACTAATAAGATCACAAAGATGGGTTAAGCAAAATATCCAAATATAGTTCTGAAATAATTCGAATTGAAtctcataaggagaaaaaaagatctattgaattttttttttctccctatagAATTCAAGCGGGCCCATTGCAAAGCTATAACTGGgtattttataaagataagcCTAACCCAGTATGTAGCATGTGATCTTGTTAATTTTGTTGGTTTTAGCTCAATCGTGTAGAAAAAGATATGTTTGGATTTTTGGATAGGATTTAATTGAAAATCTTATAGTGTTCATCAGTTGGACTATCCATTTAATCATGGCCTTAAATCAACCAAATATCACCTAACTCAAATCCTatacaaagaaaaaaaactttcataggcttttttttttctatcttttttttctataGCCGAAAAACTAAGATCTGAGCATGTTCTTAAAAAATATAAGCTAAATGGGCTAACAAACCCGATTCCTATAAAATATGCATCACAATGCTACTCAAGGGTGGCAGTAAACAAGAACATATATAAACAAAAACATCCTTCAACACTCAACTGAAAAATTCTTCACATCTGccaagataaataaataaataactgaaaaattctcaaatcctataaaatatcatgcttctaccgagATTAAGCTCTTGGAACCTCaggggaccaactcacaccgctgcagctcgcacaaaatcccatatgagAAAACCCCAATCGGGACCTAAGAAACCCATCCGATCTCCCTCAATGCTCTCCTTCCCACAAATCTCcaaacaagagaaaaaaataaaaagaaaatgaagcgataacaaaaaaaaatgatcaaactagGTGGGAAAAagcttaccttttaattttttccttCCTTCGTTTTAGCTGATCTTTCCTACATTTTCCCCTGTGCTTCCCCTATTTCTTTCCGTTCTGaggagtctcaatcgggtgggacCGTGGGAGGCTTGGGGCGGCCAAATAGGGAAGCGTGGATGATGGCCAaggttttatgttttttttttttttttaggttaaAAAGATGGCAACTTCATACTACCAAATGTATCAGAAACAAAAAAAACTCCTCCCTCAGAGCAATAGATTGACACAACAGACCTAAATACAGCACCAAAATGAGGAATGTGGATGACAGACCCTTAAACACTGTAACATGAAATTAAACAACTCAAAATTTCTgtggagattttgaaaagaagaatgaatgaaaagaaaaacaagtGAAATGGGGAAAATATTTTACCTTTCAAAATTTCTGTGGAGCGGCCGAGCAGGGGCTTCGTTTCCCTTCGATTTGGGGTGGCCGAATGGCGAAGTGGGATGGTGGGAAGCTTGGAGCAGCCGAAcaagggaaggaggaggagggccGGTTCACCGACGGCGTATGGCTTGGACCTCACGGGCGCGGCGTCGACGGACACGGCAGCAGAAGGGAGCGGCGGACGGAGGTgaggcgtggacggcgggtgcgcgtggacggcgggtgcggtgccggcggcggagatgggccGGGGTCGGCTGAGGAACGGGTGGAAAATAAGGAACGGCTGAGGAAcggcggcggtagatagattagggcacgacggtagatagattagggcacgggaggagggtggtattaaacgaacctaccgatgctttttagcgtcgttaaaatgcgtcggtattttatttatttaacgacgcttttgctaaaagcgtcggcgttgacacGTTCATAGTTTatgacgcttttaagcgtcgttaaagaacgacgctttttaaaagcgtcggcaggttagcgcaacctgccgacgcttcccaaaagcgtcggcaaaaaaggTCGTTAATGGCCTCTTTTTTTGTAGTGTACGAATTCAGCTGGCTAGCGATGTACTATGAGTTGAACCGACTTAAATTGCCGGAACTTGATCAAATTGGCATTCAACCGACTTAACTCAACACCATCGAAGGCTGGCCGACTAACAATCTGACATATTATCGTTATTTGATCGATGACCTATTCGGCGCCATACCGACTATctaaatcttatatatatatatatatgtatatagggaTCAAACAATGATTATTCAACACGAGCAATAACTATATGCGCATGTAGAGCACAATAGTCGTCCATGAGTGATCTATTACTCGATCTTAATGATAGTTAATAAATTAACTGTCCACTAAATATCATAACTTTCGTATCTCGAATGTTCGGAGGCGAGAGTTACGTAGTAACGGCTTTGCTCATTTTATATAAGATAGTAAATTGCGGAGGATCAGATAAGTTAAGTGAAACTAATATAAATTTTTGGACactcatttttaatttttgactgtGCTTTTTCTTTAACTAAGTTAAACATCGAAGACCCTCCGttagataatttttataaaataaatttattttataggtTTCCTATCATCTATCATTCAGATGTAATAATTTGACTAGCCACCGACACCGTATCGGATATGGTGCATTGCCTTGTTGATTAATCTCTTATCACAATCACCGGTTAAGGCCTGATGCCTTTTTCGGATGTTACCACCGACATAACAGGAGATGGCCCTTTTTAAtaattgttgggggatacccgccgaccgactgccggagggcccgaccgaccggagggcccgaccgaccgccggagggcccgaccgcccgaccggctgacggcctgaccgcctccgttggatgactccgactggccgacagaccgaccgatcgtcggtcggggtgaccgactgacggatgccatcagtgGCTAACCAccggccgtccaacggcccatcgccgactgggggtatgtcgggcgtatccatcccgaccgactgaaccccgaGGTTatatggccgacttacatgaagctcgccgatcgATGGAGGGGTCCGACACCACtcggctggctaccgactttaggtcggtcggctcctccaaccaccgtacagccgccagacgtcgtcagctctgacacggacatgcggcgcagttacctaggggcattgtcccgccgagagccgggtcaaccctggtgattagacggccacacggcgacatgacgttttcacggcggctctgacagcctacagtgagttgacagttcctcacttgtccgcgccattaatgacggcgccatacctagctccactatatataccggggaaggcaacagtgcaaaggatcgatccgctccgtctctcccaaaaacgcaggctcgctcctccctctctctctctctctttcgagctctccgtctatatttcactgttgcccagtcacctctctgacttgaccgttggagggtccccgccggagccgcctccggtcagtgcggacttccttttgcaggtgcacgcttcccggcgaccgggcgacgaggcgattggccgcaacaataatGACAAAAAATCATCAAGTCGTAAGCAACCATTACGCTCCATGCATGAAATGGATGAAAATATATATCATTTAATTCGTGATCTCGTTTTCTTGTTTTCAAGAAACACTGGAACTGCCGTCTATCTTATCGTTGCATAGCTCCATTTGACAAGTGTTATTATCTAGTTGATTTGCCCGTAGTGAAGTAGTTAAGACTTGGAGAGTCAATCGTCGCCGCCTTCACCGGGCGTCATTCGTTGACCTTCCTGCAGTTCAATCTGATCTCCCCGCTGGTCCCGGTCAGCGGGCTGATGCTCCCCATCTTCACCATCGCCCCAGCGAAGTCGCTCGCAAACAACGCAGCGTCGTTACTGTATCGCTGAACCAGCGCGTCCTGCGACCCGCCGTTGAAGAGCTCCTGGTCCGAGTGCAGCAGCCCCTGCTGGGCCACCAGGTTCTGGTAGTAGCCGTTGTCGAACCAGTTCGGGGTCTGGACATCGAGCGGCGCGAGGTTGCTGTCGCCGCCCGAGGCCGGGCAGTTCTGCTTTCTTAAGTCCGCAAAGCTGGGGTCGATGTTGGTGTCGTTGTAGATGTGGGCGCGAAAGTTCTTGCATTGAGCCTGGCCGATGGTGTGGGCACCGGAGAGCGCGGTCATCTCTTGAGCACTGAGGCCCTGGGCGGCGAACAAGGAGatgagcgtggagatgctggacCCGGCACTGGGGAGGTTGCTGTTGGCCGCGCTTTGGCTCGCCGTCGTTGCATCCCTCCTGCCCAGTTGCACCGTCCAAGTCGGCCCCCCGAGCTACAAGATGTATCATTCGTATCAGCTTAAAGCATTAAAACTGAGCGTTGATGGTGAAAGAGACGGTGTGAAATAAAGGGTGCAATACCGACCGAGTGGACCCCATCGCGAGCAGCGAGGGCGAGGATGTCAGCACATGAGACCGTGGCGCAGCACTCGGCTTCGACACTGGCTTTGACGGCGTCGATGACATCGAATCCGCGGAGTGAGTTTCGGTTTGGGGAAGCGTTCTTCTCGCCGGTGAACGTTGGTGTGTCATCGAGAAGGATCGATCCGTCACAGCCCTGAAGAAACGTTAACAGAGGACGTCCGTTCAGCAACTGAGAAGCATATGTGTAAACGAAGCGGATACCGGATGTGATGCTTTTAAGCTGAGTTAAACAAAAGCATTTACTCCGATGCAGTTACATTCGGAAAAGATACTTGAAAAGCTACTGGATCCCACGTAAAGGTTTGCGACCATCCTtcacttcatcttcttcttcaataAAAAAGAACGGTCTTTGACTTTGTCAGCTTTAATTTGGCACACATGCGTACTGTATTTACGAGAGGGATTGGTAACTAACTTGTTAAATTTTAGCAGATACGGGTCGGTGATTAGGACTGACACAACTGCTATTAATTGCATGCAACGACAAAATGTTGTCAACATCATGTTGCCTTACAGTAGCATGTAAGCTGTTTTTTGAGAGCAAGTGTAGATTTGAGTGGTCTAGCAACAAGAACTCTTGCATATATATATAACCTTTTTATCCCATGGTTCGCAGGTAAATTGCTTTTCAAGCTTCTAAGCTATCGATGCACCTTTGGATGATTGGTGCATACATGCGGTACGGTGATAGCAAGGTGAGATTTAAGAAGGGGATAGCTGCCTAAGTTTGGATCCTCTACCATGCAAGTTTTGCACCCCAAAGCGCTGTACGGCCCTTGATCACCACCATGTCTTCTGATCGCAAAGACGAACGGCTGCCAAACACGGCGCATCATGGTGTTAAACGTTGTACATCATGAGAAAGATCGTGAGATGTTTGACAGCTATCCATCTCTATGATGAGATGATATGGTAGAGACCCAGAGCTGCATAACACACCGTGCGCAGTGCAACTCATGCGCCGCAGGGGATTCCAATGTATAGCTGCCTTAGTAGAATATTGTTGCTATTGGCTGCATCGGGCGCATATCATTTTTCGGGGTTGAGGTGCGACCAGGATTGTAGGACCGTGTTGCTATATAGTTTGCTACCCCTTTTAAACTACAGCCAAGTAGCCCGACCATCTCTGTATTGGTCCTACGGCCAACACACTTCCGGACCTTACAATTCAAATTAGAGATTAGCAAATAAATCCTTGAATTCTAGGGTTCCTAACTTGCAGCGTACTATAGCAAAGGTGGTTGCGGATacgcatcaaaataataaaaggaAAATGAGGGAGCAAAGGGGTTGTATCATACATTCACAAAGCAGTCGTGGAAAAAGAGCCGAAGGATGGATGCGCCCATCCTTGGCTCCCTAATGACAGCCTCTGCCATGACCGAGCGCACGATGCTTTGTACATTTGGGCAGCTTGCTTCATAGAACGTGGGTGAAAGCTGCCCTTGGGCAATGCAAGCGAGTAGTGATAGAAGGTAGAGCAAAAGGAAGCTATTGGAGAAGGCCATAGCTAAACAAGGCTGCAAGGTTGCTCCAAGAGTTTGGGCTGAGATGAGAGAAGTATTTTCTCAGGACTCCCATATATATATAGCGTTGTTGATGCATGCATGGAATGGCCATTGGTTGCTGGAATTCAAACTTTGCTGCTCTGTCTTGGCCCGTTACCCTAATTCCcacatttcttttttaaaaaataagttaggtttcttttttttttttggtagaagttaGGTTTCTTATTCAGCTTGACATAATAAACGAGAATCACAAGATTGCAAGATGACTTGAATAAGAATGCCTTTTCTTTCGATATCGATCTTTTTCTTGCCTATATTTCCCTTTCATAGAATACTGACAACGATGGAGCGTGGACTTACTGATAGTTTAGACCTTTTCACCAAGACAAACTTAGATGCACATGTTTTTGATTGCGGACAAGATCCCCAGCCCCAAATTCCAACTTGCCATCTTGGCTCAAGCACAGTCGCTTAATAAATAAACCATCTACCACTGATGGAATACCGACAAGCCAAACTTTATCCCTACTGCATGTACACCATTGCTGCCAAAATCTTATCCGGTTACAGCGGTGTGGAGGATGCTGATCGATCCGAAAAAACATACTGatccatatatttaaaaaaaaaagcctcATCAGATTGATTCAAATTGGATCATCTAATATCTAAATCAGATAGAACTTTAGAAGAATAGCagtaaaacatatatatataataatagattAGATTAGTATAGAATATTGCTCCATTTTGCCTGTCCGAATTCTGATCAATTTTTATCTCAATCTTGTCAAATCGACCTTTGAGAGCTCATCTTTTGGCTTGATctttattttgatcttgatcttattAGATTGGCCATTTTACTTTTGTCTTCTCAAATTTGTTTTAGGAGTACTTTGGCTTTCGGGAGCTCAGCCTTGAGCTCTTCACCTCAATTTTG contains the following coding sequences:
- the LOC105040595 gene encoding peroxidase P7-like; this translates as MAFSNSFLLLYLLSLLACIAQGQLSPTFYEASCPNVQSIVRSVMAEAVIREPRMGASILRLFFHDCFVNGCDGSILLDDTPTFTGEKNASPNRNSLRGFDVIDAVKASVEAECCATVSCADILALAARDGVHSLGGPTWTVQLGRRDATTASQSAANSNLPSAGSSISTLISLFAAQGLSAQEMTALSGAHTIGQAQCKNFRAHIYNDTNIDPSFADLRKQNCPASGGDSNLAPLDVQTPNWFDNGYYQNLVAQQGLLHSDQELFNGGSQDALVQRYSNDAALFASDFAGAMVKMGSISPLTGTSGEIRLNCRKVNE